The Aedes aegypti strain LVP_AGWG chromosome 3, AaegL5.0 Primary Assembly, whole genome shotgun sequence genome contains a region encoding:
- the LOC23687740 gene encoding farnesol dehydrogenase-like, translating into MDRWVGKVAVVTGSSSGIGAAIAKDLAKAGMVVVGLARRVERVEALKDDLPESAKNLLHAVKCDVSKEEDILKTFKWVEEKFGGVDVLINNAGILRQTDLLDANNTQMLREVVDTNVMGLVLCSREAYQSMKKRSVDGHIVHINSIAGHTVINFPKLNIYSASKHAVTAITETMRNELRTAGTKIKVTSISPGGVRTEILPTDIVTSDMPLLESEDISEAVLYVLGTPPRVQVHELMIKPVGEIF; encoded by the exons ATGGATCGTTGGGTAGGAAAGGTAGCTGTGGTGACGGGTTCCAGCTCGGGAATCGGTGCCGCCATTGCCAAGGATTTGGCCAAGGCCGGTATGGTCGTCGTTGGATTGGCTCGGCGCGTAGAACGTGTTGAAGCGTTGAAGGACGACTTGCCGGAATCCGCGAAAAACCTTCTTCATGCGGTGAAGTGCGATGTCTCCAAGGAAGAAGACATTCTGAAGACCTTCAAGTGGGTTGAGGAAAAGTTTGGAGGAGTTGACGTGCTGATCAACAATGCCGGGATCCTGCGGCAGACGGATTTGCTGGATGCGAACAACACCCAAATGCTGCGAGAAGTGGTAGATACGAACGTGATGGGACTGGTGTTGTGCAGTCGGGAGGCTTATCAGTCGATGAAGAAGCGTTCGGTCGATGGACATATCGTCCATATCAACAGTATTGCTGGCCACACAGTAATCAACTTCCCGAAATTGAACATCTACTCCGCATCCAAGCACGCAGTTACTGCCATCACGGAGACGATGAGAAACGAATTGAGGACGGCGGGAACGAAGATCAAGGTCACG AGTATTAGCCCTGGAGGTGTTCGAACGGAAATCTTACCGACAGATATAGTGACGAGTGATATGCCTCTGCTCGAATCGGAAGACATCTCTGAAGCGGTTCTGTATGTGCTTGGAACTCCTCCGCGAGTGCAGGTTCATGAGTTGATGATCAAGCCGGTTGGTGAAATATTCTAG
- the LOC23687872 gene encoding farnesol dehydrogenase-like — translation MDRWIGKVAVVTGSSSGIGAAIAKDLAEAGMVVVGLARRVERVEALKQHLTESARDRLHAFKCDVSREEDILKAFGWIEEKFGGVDVLINNAGILPEADLLEAGNSQALRDVMDTNVMGLVLCSREACLSMKKRSVDGHVVHINSIAGHRVPNFPKLNIYVASKHAVTAITETMRNELRKEGTGIKVTSISPGMVETEILPDSIRSTMPILKSEDISEAVLYVLGTPPRVQVHELTIKPIGETM, via the exons ATGGACCGATGGATAGGAAAGGTGGCCGTGGTGACCGGTTCCAGCTCGGGAATCGGCGCCGCTATAGCCAAGGATTTGGCGGAAGCGGGAATGGTAGTCGTTGGCCTAGCTCGACGCGTAGAACGCGTTGAAGCACTGAAGCAGCATTTGACGGAGTCGGCTCGAGACCGTCTCCATGCATTCAAGTGTGATGTGTCCCGGGAGGAAGACATTTTGAAAGCTTTTGGATGGATCGAGGAGAAGTTTGGAGGAGTTGACGTGCTGATCAACAATGCCGGAATTCTGCCGGAAGCGGATCTATTGGAAGCCGGTAATAGTCAAGCTCTGCGCGATGTTATGGATACAAATGTGATGGGACTGGTACTGTGCAGTCGTGAGGCTTGTCTTTCCATGAAGAAGCGTTCGGTAGATGGCCATGTTGTGCATATCAACAGCATTGCTGGCCATAGGGTGCCGAACTTCCCGAAGTTGAACATTTACGTAGCCTCCAAGCACGCAGTTACGGCCATCACGGAAACGATGAGGAACGAACTGCGGAAGGAAGGCACTGGGATTAAGGTTACG AGTATAAGTCCTGGAATGGTCGAAACAGAAATCTTACCGGATTCAATTCGTTCCACAATGCCTATATTGAAGTCTGAGGATATTTCGGAAGCTGTTCTGTATGTGCTTGGAACACCACCTCGGGTGCAAGTTCATGAATTGACGATTAAACCAATTGGTGAAACAATGTAA